In Streptomyces capitiformicae, one genomic interval encodes:
- a CDS encoding asparagine synthase-related protein — MGPPGGGAGPATAVRGHRALDGPAVPGRRGRVEVLLSGEGADELFGGFPWFHHPRRAQAPDFPWTPTTDELVGTLFAPAIKELEVLAFRADHYRDALAEIPGLPGEEPLERRMRELTYLFVTRFLPEQLDRAHRFGAAVAVDVRLPFCDHRLVEYALNIPWSTKTFDGWEKSVLRAAVADLLPASVLERRKSGYPMTHDDGYDLKLRTELGELANRPDAPVLPLLDMDVVRGLRRDPAGEPRLSRTELELALKLNTWLEHHELTLPG, encoded by the coding sequence ATGGGCCCGCCTGGTGGCGGAGCTGGACCAGCCACGGCTGTTCGCGGACACCGAGCCCTCGATGGCCCTGCTGTACCGGGCCGTCGGGGGCGGGTCGAGGTCCTGCTGAGCGGTGAGGGCGCGGACGAGCTCTTCGGGGGCTTCCCGTGGTTCCACCATCCGCGCCGGGCGCAGGCTCCCGACTTCCCGTGGACGCCGACCACCGACGAGCTGGTCGGCACGCTGTTCGCCCCGGCGATAAAGGAACTCGAGGTCCTCGCGTTCCGGGCCGACCACTACCGTGACGCCCTCGCGGAGATTCCCGGCCTGCCCGGGGAGGAGCCGCTGGAGCGGCGGATGCGCGAGCTGACTTATCTGTTCGTCACCCGCTTCCTGCCCGAGCAACTGGATCGGGCCCACCGGTTCGGCGCGGCGGTCGCAGTCGACGTACGGCTGCCGTTCTGCGATCACCGGCTGGTGGAGTACGCCCTCAACATCCCCTGGAGCACCAAGACGTTCGACGGGTGGGAGAAGAGCGTGCTCCGCGCCGCCGTTGCGGATCTGCTGCCCGCGTCGGTGCTGGAGCGCCGGAAGTCCGGCTACCCCATGACGCACGACGACGGCTACGACCTGAAGCTCCGCACCGAACTGGGCGAGTTGGCCAACCGGCCGGACGCGCCGGTGCTGCCGCTGTTGGACATGGACGTGGTGCGCGGACTGCGGCGGGACCCGGCCGGGGAGCCCCGGCTCAGCCGCACCGAGCTGGAACTGGCGCTCAAGCTCAACACCTGGCTGGAACACCACGAGCTCACCCTGCCGGGCTGA
- a CDS encoding antibiotic biosynthesis monooxygenase family protein yields MPDSLPFRVMLRMETVPGRGAEFEKVWQEVGRGIAAQPGNLCQSLARSADEEDVYYVVTDWVDAPSFHRFEHSEEHVENRRLLAPYRRGGEMRLTQTVCLLQGTSAR; encoded by the coding sequence ATGCCGGATTCCCTTCCTTTCCGTGTGATGCTCCGCATGGAGACAGTCCCTGGCCGGGGCGCCGAGTTCGAGAAGGTGTGGCAGGAGGTGGGCAGGGGCATCGCCGCCCAGCCGGGCAATCTCTGCCAGTCCCTCGCCCGGTCGGCGGACGAGGAGGACGTCTACTACGTCGTCACCGACTGGGTCGATGCGCCCAGCTTCCATCGGTTCGAGCACAGCGAGGAGCACGTCGAGAACCGGCGCCTCCTGGCCCCGTACCGGCGCGGCGGAGAGATGCGGCTGACACAGACCGTATGCCTGCTGCAGGGCACGTCCGCCCGGTAG
- a CDS encoding cytochrome P450 translates to MLVLELLGVPQQDSPQLCAWTDTAFSMTRHSQEEIKAARGHLEEYVAGMIGERRERPGDDLLGALVAERDEGGRLTEKELIGFAFLLLTAGYLSTVNAISSGILTLLLHSAELDRLRARPELVPTAVEELPRYNPSAISGALPRVALEDVDLGGVTVRAGEAVVPAIGSANHDASVFHAPERVDVAREANSHLAFGYGVHRCLGAQMARMELQVAVATLLRRLPTIRLAVPEHELRWKDHPVSRGLLSLPVTW, encoded by the coding sequence ATGCTGGTGCTGGAACTCCTCGGAGTTCCACAGCAGGACAGTCCACAGCTGTGCGCGTGGACGGACACCGCTTTCAGCATGACGAGGCATTCCCAGGAAGAGATCAAGGCCGCACGAGGCCACCTCGAGGAGTACGTCGCCGGCATGATCGGTGAGCGCCGCGAACGCCCCGGCGACGATCTGCTGGGCGCCCTGGTCGCCGAGCGCGACGAGGGCGGAAGGCTGACCGAGAAGGAGCTGATCGGCTTCGCCTTCCTGCTGCTCACCGCCGGTTACCTCAGCACGGTCAACGCCATCTCCAGCGGGATACTGACCCTGCTGCTCCACTCCGCCGAGCTGGACCGGCTGCGCGCCCGTCCCGAGCTCGTGCCCACCGCGGTGGAGGAACTGCCGCGCTACAACCCGTCGGCGATCAGCGGAGCGCTGCCCAGGGTCGCCCTGGAGGATGTCGACCTGGGCGGCGTCACCGTACGGGCGGGTGAGGCCGTGGTCCCCGCGATCGGCTCGGCCAACCACGACGCGTCGGTCTTCCACGCACCCGAGCGGGTGGATGTGGCCCGCGAGGCCAATTCCCATCTCGCCTTCGGCTACGGCGTTCACCGCTGTCTGGGCGCCCAGATGGCCCGGATGGAGCTCCAGGTGGCCGTGGCCACCCTGCTCAGGAGGCTGCCCACGATCCGGCTGGCCGTCCCCGAGCACGAGCTGCGCTGGAAGGACCACCCGGTCTCCCGCGGACTGCTCTCGT
- a CDS encoding asparagine synthase-related protein, with translation MSFAGVCDNRAELPRSRPGTAASGAEAVLRSWLALGRGTVDRLRGSYALAVWEPGRAELTLVRDRMGTRPLHYVQLATGVLFASRPDALMAHPLVRARLDEDAPRMVLAGINVPGKTVFRDIREVPAGHLVRFSRSGRTEHRYWRPTAAEHHDDIPTTTRRVRELLADAVGEESGCPDGRVGSLMSGELDSSALAALLAGRHNRPVPTFAVDYQGYEENFRPHIVRPEPDSPFVRDMAAHLGTDRTDVVLTTGDLTRAEVWARLVAELDQPRLFADTEPSMALLYRAVGGGSRSC, from the coding sequence GTGTCGTTCGCCGGAGTATGCGACAACCGCGCCGAGTTGCCGCGGTCCCGTCCCGGTACGGCCGCCTCGGGCGCCGAAGCTGTCCTGCGGTCCTGGCTGGCGCTGGGCCGCGGCACCGTAGACCGGCTGCGCGGCTCCTACGCCCTTGCTGTGTGGGAGCCGGGGCGCGCGGAGCTGACCCTGGTCCGGGACCGGATGGGCACCCGCCCGCTGCACTACGTCCAGTTGGCGACCGGCGTGCTCTTCGCCTCCCGGCCCGACGCCCTGATGGCCCATCCGCTGGTGCGTGCGCGGCTGGACGAGGACGCCCCGCGCATGGTGCTGGCCGGCATCAACGTGCCGGGAAAGACGGTGTTCCGGGACATCCGGGAGGTCCCGGCGGGCCACCTCGTACGGTTCTCCCGGTCCGGCCGTACCGAGCACCGGTACTGGCGGCCGACAGCGGCGGAGCACCACGACGACATCCCCACCACCACCCGGCGGGTCCGCGAACTGCTGGCCGACGCCGTGGGTGAGGAGAGCGGCTGCCCGGACGGCCGCGTCGGCAGTCTGATGTCCGGTGAGCTGGACTCCAGCGCGCTCGCCGCGCTGCTCGCCGGACGGCACAACCGCCCGGTGCCCACCTTCGCGGTCGACTACCAGGGGTACGAGGAGAACTTCCGGCCGCACATCGTCCGGCCGGAACCCGACAGCCCGTTCGTCCGCGACATGGCCGCCCATCTGGGAACCGACCGCACCGACGTGGTCCTCACCACCGGTGACCTCACCCGCGCCGAGGTATGGGCCCGCCTGGTGGCGGAGCTGGACCAGCCACGGCTGTTCGCGGACACCGAGCCCTCGATGGCCCTGCTGTACCGGGCCGTCGGGGGCGGGTCGAGGTCCTGCTGA
- a CDS encoding peptide MFS transporter, translated as MTAPPAQSPTVQPSGPSGRTGRRGPLGWPRWFTTLFGTDIWERFSFYGMTAILVLYATEPTADGGLGMTNEDATLLFGLYMASVFLCSVPGGWLGDRLFGSSRAVLYGGVLIGLGHLSLALPGQAFFYPGLLLIAGGTGLLKPNMANLLSAFYAPGDRAGRDAGFAIFYMSVQVSALVAPVVVGAVGETVDWHLGFGLAAVGMAIGLLQYARGSHHFGETGRAPERAATPAQRTRVLRASGLTLAVVVIAYGADAAAGSFRIAHVMGLIGLLTVVVPVVFFWRLIRNPLLTPPERVRVKTYIWLFLASALFWAMFLQGGSVFSIFAKESTDRSVLGFTVPTSWFQSATPLFVLLTAPLFASLWKRAGDRIGTAVKFGIGMACTAVAFGVMALAAWRAASAEGGLVSPWWLVIAFLLLAAGEVAFAPVGMSATTAVAPATFVSQMVGLFWLAGALGGGLGGNALKVSGDESPSAGYFLALSLVTLAAAVALVLARGPLGRRLGV; from the coding sequence ATGACCGCGCCGCCGGCCCAGTCCCCCACCGTCCAGCCGTCGGGTCCGTCCGGACGTACCGGCCGACGAGGTCCCCTGGGTTGGCCTCGCTGGTTCACCACGTTGTTCGGCACCGACATCTGGGAGCGGTTCAGCTTCTACGGGATGACCGCGATCCTCGTCCTCTACGCCACGGAGCCGACCGCCGACGGTGGGCTCGGGATGACCAACGAGGACGCCACGCTGCTCTTCGGCCTGTACATGGCCTCGGTGTTCCTCTGCTCCGTACCTGGCGGCTGGCTCGGCGACCGGCTGTTCGGTTCCTCTCGCGCCGTCCTGTACGGGGGCGTTCTGATCGGGCTCGGGCATCTGTCGCTGGCCCTGCCCGGACAGGCGTTCTTCTATCCGGGGCTGCTGCTGATCGCGGGCGGCACCGGGCTGCTCAAGCCCAACATGGCCAATCTGCTGAGCGCCTTCTACGCTCCTGGGGACCGGGCCGGCCGGGACGCCGGATTCGCGATCTTCTATATGAGCGTCCAGGTCAGCGCGCTGGTGGCGCCCGTCGTGGTCGGGGCGGTCGGCGAGACCGTCGACTGGCATCTGGGTTTCGGGCTCGCGGCCGTCGGCATGGCCATCGGGCTGCTCCAGTACGCGCGCGGCTCGCACCACTTCGGTGAGACCGGCCGGGCACCCGAACGCGCCGCCACCCCCGCCCAGCGGACCCGGGTGCTGCGGGCCAGCGGTCTCACGCTGGCCGTGGTCGTCATCGCCTACGGCGCGGACGCGGCCGCGGGGTCCTTCAGGATCGCTCATGTCATGGGGCTGATCGGGCTGCTGACCGTCGTCGTACCTGTGGTCTTCTTCTGGCGGCTGATCCGCAACCCGCTGCTGACCCCGCCGGAGCGGGTCCGGGTGAAGACCTACATCTGGCTGTTCCTGGCCTCGGCCCTGTTCTGGGCGATGTTCCTGCAGGGCGGCTCCGTCTTCTCGATCTTCGCCAAGGAGTCCACGGACCGCTCGGTGCTCGGCTTCACCGTGCCCACCAGCTGGTTCCAGTCCGCGACACCGCTGTTCGTGCTGCTCACCGCCCCGCTGTTCGCCTCGCTGTGGAAGCGCGCGGGGGACCGGATCGGCACCGCCGTCAAGTTCGGTATCGGCATGGCGTGCACCGCGGTCGCCTTCGGTGTGATGGCGCTGGCCGCGTGGCGGGCCGCGTCGGCGGAGGGCGGCCTGGTGTCACCGTGGTGGCTGGTGATCGCGTTCCTGCTGCTGGCCGCCGGGGAAGTGGCTTTCGCCCCGGTCGGGATGAGCGCCACCACCGCCGTGGCACCGGCGACCTTCGTCAGCCAGATGGTGGGATTGTTCTGGCTGGCCGGAGCGCTTGGCGGCGGCCTGGGCGGCAACGCCCTGAAGGTGTCGGGCGACGAGTCGCCGTCCGCCGGCTATTTCCTCGCGTTGAGCCTGGTCACGCTGGCGGCCGCGGTGGCCCTGGTACTGGCCCGCGGGCCGCTGGGCCGGCGGCTGGGCGTGTGA